From the genome of Sulfurovum sp. NBC37-1, one region includes:
- a CDS encoding molybdopterin oxidoreductase family protein — translation MSLIDKAKNFLGFDIKEDKYALVDDPIFGKVAKAKAPDKWVRSTCGYCGVGCGMYIGVKNGEAVYSKGNPLHPVNMGTLCPKGLSEHKMVRADNRIATPLIRKEGQLQSVSWKEAFSKTSETFKRIQSEHRKGAVAVISTGQLLTEEFYALGKFTQLGLETNNYDGNTTLCMASAVMGYKQTFGSDGPIGCYEDFSKADVILLIGANIADNHPILKLHIAKNKKETGKKPTIIVVDPRKSKTSQMADIFVPLAPRSDLALLNGLCYIIMEQGWEDEKFIKERTNGYKAFKKHIMNNYPPQEVAHITGIDVKELYNLAKIYATAERAMSAWTMGVNQSSIGTDTVSAICNLALITGNLGKEGGAPMSITGQCNAMGTREFGFTSSIPGYRNYASDADRQAFADIVNVPVDLVPDKRGYAYPQIIDAINRGEIKALWVVATNPLVSYPDQNGLREALKKLDLLVVQDAFMSDTAQIADVVFAAATWSEKEGCYTNSERRCNYAKKAIEPLGETKSDLDIVREFSKYFEGKYELLFKDLHSPRDVFEEIKRVSKGQLCDYSGMSYELIEELGGIQWPCNDKAPKGTKRLYSEEMPCPTPDGTANLLPVDWVPLSEIQCKGLPFILNTGRTVEQFHTRTKTGTIGILDNLAPEAWVDMNPKDAARLKVKSGDRISLSGTRGKVNDVIVKVSGTVREGNIFVPFHFNEQLINNITIPEFDPKSFEPNYKQCAVQLHSQAVPEGMAYEEREISGYLEGINISKDKHMQEEKSPMMGNTDK, via the coding sequence ATGAGTCTCATAGACAAAGCAAAAAACTTTCTAGGCTTCGACATCAAAGAAGACAAATACGCCCTCGTCGATGACCCCATCTTCGGAAAAGTGGCCAAAGCCAAAGCTCCGGACAAATGGGTACGTTCTACCTGTGGGTACTGCGGTGTGGGCTGCGGAATGTACATCGGTGTCAAGAACGGAGAAGCGGTCTACTCCAAAGGCAATCCTCTTCATCCGGTCAATATGGGAACACTTTGCCCCAAAGGCTTGAGCGAACACAAAATGGTACGTGCCGACAACCGTATTGCTACACCGCTCATTCGCAAAGAGGGGCAACTGCAATCTGTTTCATGGAAAGAGGCTTTTAGTAAGACTTCTGAAACATTCAAGCGCATTCAGTCTGAACACAGGAAAGGTGCTGTTGCCGTCATTTCAACAGGACAGCTGCTTACCGAAGAGTTCTATGCGCTGGGAAAATTTACCCAGTTGGGGCTTGAGACCAATAACTATGACGGGAACACCACACTTTGCATGGCATCTGCCGTAATGGGATACAAGCAGACTTTCGGCTCTGACGGACCTATCGGATGCTATGAGGATTTTTCCAAAGCGGATGTCATTCTGCTCATAGGGGCGAATATCGCCGATAATCACCCCATTTTGAAACTGCATATTGCAAAGAACAAAAAAGAGACAGGCAAAAAACCAACCATCATCGTTGTTGATCCGAGAAAATCCAAGACCTCACAGATGGCAGACATCTTCGTACCGCTTGCACCGCGTTCCGACCTGGCTCTACTGAACGGGCTCTGCTACATCATCATGGAACAGGGCTGGGAAGACGAAAAGTTCATCAAAGAACGGACCAACGGATACAAAGCATTCAAAAAACACATCATGAACAATTATCCGCCTCAGGAAGTAGCCCATATCACGGGTATCGATGTCAAAGAGCTCTACAACCTGGCCAAGATCTATGCCACGGCGGAGAGAGCGATGAGTGCCTGGACAATGGGCGTGAACCAGAGCAGTATCGGGACCGATACGGTTTCGGCCATCTGCAACCTGGCGCTCATCACCGGGAATCTGGGCAAGGAGGGAGGTGCCCCTATGTCCATCACCGGACAGTGCAACGCTATGGGTACACGTGAGTTTGGTTTCACCTCATCCATCCCGGGCTACAGAAACTATGCAAGTGATGCAGACAGACAGGCTTTTGCAGACATTGTCAATGTGCCTGTGGATCTTGTGCCTGACAAAAGAGGATATGCCTACCCGCAGATCATCGATGCGATCAACCGTGGGGAGATCAAAGCCCTCTGGGTCGTTGCAACCAACCCGCTGGTCTCTTACCCGGATCAGAATGGACTGAGAGAAGCACTTAAAAAGCTTGACCTGCTTGTCGTACAGGATGCCTTTATGTCCGACACAGCCCAGATCGCCGATGTGGTCTTTGCCGCAGCGACATGGAGTGAAAAAGAGGGATGCTATACCAACTCCGAGCGCAGATGCAACTATGCAAAGAAAGCGATAGAACCTCTGGGTGAGACCAAAAGCGATCTAGATATTGTCAGAGAATTCTCCAAATACTTCGAAGGTAAATACGAGCTGCTTTTCAAAGACCTTCACAGTCCCAGAGATGTCTTTGAAGAGATCAAAAGAGTCAGTAAAGGACAGCTGTGTGATTACAGCGGTATGAGCTATGAGCTCATCGAAGAACTCGGCGGCATACAGTGGCCGTGCAACGACAAAGCCCCCAAAGGCACCAAACGCCTCTACTCCGAAGAGATGCCCTGCCCCACACCTGACGGTACGGCGAACCTCCTTCCTGTGGACTGGGTACCGCTGAGTGAAATACAGTGCAAAGGTCTTCCTTTTATTCTCAATACCGGAAGAACTGTAGAGCAGTTCCACACAAGAACAAAAACCGGAACTATCGGTATACTTGACAACCTGGCTCCTGAAGCCTGGGTCGACATGAACCCCAAAGATGCCGCCCGTCTTAAAGTAAAAAGCGGTGACAGGATCTCACTCTCCGGAACACGCGGTAAAGTGAATGACGTTATTGTAAAAGTAAGCGGTACGGTAAGAGAAGGCAACATTTTCGTACCTTTCCATTTCAATGAACAACTTATCAACAACATTACCATACCGGAGTTTGATCCCAAATCTTTTGAACCCAACTATAAACAGTGTGCAGTGCAACTTCACTCACAGGCAGTTCCGGAAGGCATGGCATACGAAGAAAGAGAAATATCAGGCTACCTTGAAGGCATCAATATCTCAAAAGATAAACATATGCAGGAAGAGAAATCTCCAATGATGGGCAATACCGATAAATAG
- a CDS encoding L,D-transpeptidase family protein, translated as MKFIIPLLFSTLLFALNPDPNLLRYQHRYSLCHGKTNYQIVQCLVNGNLDYSRFRGERFPRKKISSKAIQEAEQYGDLFEYTMQLLPQSRRYIELRRYIDYLYSIRDVYTPPLFRGNEVEDIMRIKAIFRLLGIADLPDDPYITDSFIEAVKEYQRRHGLEVDGKIGPQTRRSMKQPISSIIRKVKKNLVLKSIVHEKPATYVLVNIPEFAMHYYENGWPALNMKVVVGKPKMRTPVFHRNMQYIVENPRWNVPPSIYAKEYANKSESYLRKKGLFYNSDGKLYQRPGRRNSLGLVKFLFPNRFNVYMHDTPSKYLFKRYRRAYSHGCIRLEKPFALLNKLGYTYRPGKTRWITLKHTIPVYVEYHTVWVDDNGIVQFRPDIYGYERKLFPHTSRKW; from the coding sequence ATGAAATTCATTATTCCGCTTCTCTTTTCAACACTGCTGTTCGCGTTGAACCCCGATCCGAACCTGCTGCGTTATCAGCATAGGTACAGTTTGTGTCATGGAAAAACAAACTACCAGATAGTACAATGTCTTGTCAACGGCAATCTTGACTACTCAAGATTCAGAGGTGAACGCTTTCCGAGAAAAAAGATCAGCAGCAAGGCGATCCAGGAAGCGGAACAGTACGGCGACCTCTTCGAATATACCATGCAGTTACTGCCACAGAGCAGACGCTACATAGAGCTTAGACGCTATATTGACTACCTCTATTCCATTCGGGATGTTTACACACCACCCCTGTTCAGAGGAAATGAAGTTGAAGATATTATGCGAATCAAAGCAATCTTCAGGCTTCTTGGGATAGCAGATCTTCCGGATGACCCGTATATAACGGATTCCTTTATTGAAGCGGTCAAAGAGTACCAAAGAAGACATGGTCTGGAAGTGGACGGGAAGATCGGCCCACAGACCAGGCGAAGCATGAAGCAGCCTATCTCTTCCATCATCAGGAAGGTCAAAAAGAACCTAGTGCTTAAAAGTATCGTTCACGAAAAGCCCGCTACCTATGTGTTGGTCAACATACCCGAATTCGCTATGCACTACTACGAGAACGGCTGGCCTGCACTGAACATGAAGGTCGTGGTGGGAAAGCCAAAGATGAGAACCCCGGTTTTCCACAGGAACATGCAGTACATCGTGGAAAATCCGAGATGGAACGTACCACCGTCCATTTACGCCAAAGAGTATGCCAACAAGTCGGAAAGCTACTTAAGAAAAAAGGGCCTGTTCTACAACAGTGACGGAAAACTCTATCAGAGACCCGGAAGGCGAAATTCGCTGGGACTGGTCAAATTCCTTTTCCCCAACAGATTTAATGTCTATATGCACGATACTCCCTCAAAGTATCTCTTCAAACGATACAGAAGGGCATATTCCCATGGCTGCATCAGACTTGAAAAGCCTTTTGCCCTATTGAATAAACTTGGCTATACCTACAGACCGGGTAAGACCAGATGGATTACGCTCAAGCATACCATTCCCGTCTATGTCGAGTACCATACTGTCTGGGTGGATGACAACGGCATCGTGCAGTTCAGGCCTGATATCTACGGTTACGAAAGAAAACTCTTTCCCCACACTTCCCGGAAGTGGTGA
- a CDS encoding OmpA family protein — MFRKKSTDEGSNFWISYADLMAGLLFVFILLIGAIVSKSIILKSDLHEKEDRLALISANLESKEEKLDDTQKRLKENMILLMNKKKRLDVTEKNLQESKMLLKQKDENIKQDKEQIKEHLHTLKLREDEIKKLNRMLLAANTQQDLLSKKIVLVQNLLKENNSTLNKTKMSLEERNKILEQYKGQIVVLSDQLSDVNETVQEKDKKLLELLNALDEKETKYDTLVENLQKQKAKIKSLTGIKLKVIAALKEALGDKIDIDKKSGSLRLSSNILFDKGSAVLKDEAKAQLKKAFEEYIGTLVTNPKIKPHLDKIIIEGHTDSDGGYLYNLDLSQRRAFAVMHYLLTLDFAKKYNLQPLMIASGRSYLDAIKVNGVEDKDASRRIEIKFRLKNEDAMHEIEKVLDAK; from the coding sequence ATGTTTAGAAAAAAATCCACAGACGAAGGCAGCAACTTCTGGATCTCCTATGCCGACCTGATGGCTGGCCTGCTCTTTGTCTTCATCCTGCTTATCGGTGCCATCGTCTCCAAATCCATTATTCTCAAAAGTGATCTGCACGAAAAAGAGGACCGTCTTGCCTTGATCTCCGCCAATCTGGAGAGCAAAGAGGAAAAGCTTGATGATACGCAGAAACGACTTAAAGAGAACATGATACTTCTAATGAACAAGAAAAAAAGGCTTGATGTAACAGAAAAAAATCTTCAAGAGAGTAAAATGCTCTTAAAACAGAAAGATGAGAATATCAAGCAGGATAAAGAGCAGATCAAAGAGCATCTGCATACACTCAAACTCAGAGAAGATGAGATCAAAAAGCTCAACCGTATGCTGCTGGCTGCCAATACACAACAGGACCTGCTCAGCAAAAAGATCGTTCTGGTACAAAATCTGCTCAAAGAGAACAACAGTACACTCAACAAGACCAAAATGAGCCTGGAAGAGCGCAACAAAATACTTGAGCAGTACAAAGGGCAGATCGTTGTGCTCTCGGATCAGCTCAGTGATGTGAACGAGACTGTGCAGGAGAAGGACAAGAAACTGCTGGAACTGCTCAATGCGCTCGATGAAAAAGAGACGAAGTATGACACACTGGTAGAGAACCTTCAGAAACAGAAAGCCAAGATCAAATCGCTTACAGGTATCAAGCTCAAAGTGATTGCGGCACTGAAAGAAGCTTTGGGAGACAAAATAGATATCGACAAAAAGAGCGGTTCGCTCAGGCTCTCGTCGAATATTCTCTTCGACAAGGGGAGCGCTGTGCTCAAAGATGAGGCCAAGGCTCAGCTGAAAAAAGCATTCGAAGAATATATCGGCACACTGGTGACAAACCCGAAGATTAAACCGCATCTTGACAAGATCATCATCGAAGGGCATACCGACAGTGACGGTGGCTACCTGTACAACCTGGACCTGTCGCAAAGGCGGGCCTTTGCTGTCATGCACTACCTCTTGACACTTGACTTTGCCAAAAAATACAACCTTCAGCCGTTGATGATCGCTTCGGGACGCTCCTATCTCGACGCTATCAAGGTCAACGGCGTGGAAGACAAGGATGCTTCCAGACGTATCGAGATCAAGTTCAGGCTCAAGAACGAAGATGCCATGCATGAGATAGAGAAGGTGCTGGATGCGAAGTGA
- a CDS encoding MotA/TolQ/ExbB proton channel family protein — translation MQLDNSNNSSCFANAFVIILLPLLFLLGLVLGYIGIIPFKVEIHTLIIISFIFVVFVAFVRHNANYAACHMRGSFRRMEDQLQHELRANALTIMGKTKSTLHVKDFMTEYYKDIRNDNFARVAPSVFPMLGILGTFIAIAISMPDFTVKDLESLDQEISILLSGIGTAFYASIYGIALSLIWTYFEKRGNSKVDKNLHDLEKLYDTRVWKKAELIKHEHMQSELKDQEIVKTLKETFNMDFIRELNEQYLKNFTTIMNETSQSFNELTQQMHNASVELRTTLDKVQDRRESVNAVSTIKENIEGFNENARNLQRTMERFDGTVDHTFDKIDAEVGQIVDQLGSFAKLLSEQNQLILKNLDTINEGKK, via the coding sequence ATGCAACTTGACAATTCTAACAATAGCTCCTGCTTTGCAAATGCTTTTGTGATCATTCTTCTGCCGCTGCTTTTTTTGCTAGGGCTTGTTCTTGGCTATATAGGGATCATCCCGTTTAAGGTTGAGATACATACGCTGATCATCATCTCATTCATTTTTGTGGTCTTTGTCGCATTTGTACGTCACAATGCCAACTATGCCGCCTGTCATATGAGAGGTTCCTTCAGACGAATGGAAGATCAGTTGCAGCATGAGCTCAGGGCCAATGCGCTGACCATTATGGGAAAGACCAAATCGACGCTGCATGTCAAGGATTTTATGACGGAGTATTATAAAGATATCCGTAACGACAATTTTGCGCGTGTCGCTCCCTCTGTTTTCCCGATGCTGGGTATTTTGGGTACCTTCATCGCCATTGCCATTTCCATGCCTGACTTTACGGTAAAAGACCTTGAGTCTCTCGACCAGGAGATCTCGATACTGCTTTCGGGTATCGGTACGGCATTCTACGCTTCCATCTACGGGATTGCGCTTTCTCTGATCTGGACCTATTTCGAGAAACGGGGAAACAGCAAGGTTGACAAGAACCTGCATGATCTTGAAAAACTCTACGATACCCGTGTCTGGAAAAAAGCGGAACTCATCAAGCATGAACATATGCAGAGCGAACTCAAAGACCAGGAGATCGTCAAAACGCTCAAAGAGACCTTCAATATGGATTTCATCCGCGAGCTGAACGAACAGTACCTGAAGAATTTCACAACCATTATGAACGAAACTTCTCAGAGTTTCAATGAGCTGACTCAGCAGATGCACAATGCTTCCGTAGAGCTGAGAACGACGCTTGACAAGGTACAGGACAGAAGGGAGAGTGTCAATGCTGTCTCTACGATTAAAGAGAACATTGAAGGCTTTAACGAAAATGCCAGAAACCTTCAACGCACAATGGAGCGTTTTGACGGTACTGTGGACCATACTTTTGACAAGATAGACGCTGAAGTAGGGCAGATCGTTGATCAGCTTGGCTCTTTTGCCAAACTTCTTTCTGAACAGAATCAGCTGATACTGAAGAATCTCGATACGATCAACGAGGGTAAGAAGTAA
- a CDS encoding vWA domain-containing protein encodes MDHKEKLEKAKVKLMLEHPYIGSVATALKIEDTQEVLTFTSDGKQLRYNHEYFEKTSLEEIEFALANGAMHVVLKHSERVNERVGRVWQAAIDLVVNSMLVKNGFELPPYVYYDERFEGMYAEEIYDVLKDEMITNDTRDEAEATAEDELSEDAKEQQGKGENSGNDRTPDTTPQQASLQESEAAEMEMDEAELQELFEQIFQKHKRQGNLPKDLKFVVPEYFFHKVDWREMLYRYIASYAKSSYSFVPPNMKYLYRGIYLPSLSSDLLRIIIAVDTSGSVDEVLLGTFLGEVNSVMQSYPNYEIDLITADAKIQSHRVFLPGESLEYKVSGGGGTDFRPVFEYIDNYIDYPTLLLYFTDGMGTFPQTAPGYDVLWVMPEEREVPFGEVLALTGDN; translated from the coding sequence ATGGACCACAAAGAGAAACTCGAAAAAGCCAAAGTAAAACTGATGCTGGAACATCCCTATATCGGATCTGTGGCTACGGCATTGAAGATTGAAGATACACAGGAAGTGCTTACCTTTACCAGTGACGGGAAACAGTTGCGTTACAATCATGAGTACTTTGAAAAAACGTCGCTTGAAGAGATAGAATTCGCCCTGGCGAATGGTGCGATGCATGTTGTCCTGAAACACAGTGAACGGGTGAATGAACGTGTCGGACGTGTTTGGCAGGCGGCGATCGACCTGGTGGTCAATTCCATGCTGGTAAAGAATGGTTTTGAATTGCCACCCTATGTCTATTATGATGAACGTTTTGAGGGGATGTATGCCGAAGAGATCTACGATGTTCTCAAAGACGAGATGATCACCAACGATACACGTGACGAAGCCGAAGCGACGGCAGAAGATGAACTGTCCGAAGACGCCAAAGAACAACAGGGAAAAGGTGAGAACAGTGGAAATGACCGTACCCCTGATACTACTCCCCAACAGGCATCCCTGCAAGAGAGTGAAGCGGCAGAGATGGAGATGGATGAAGCGGAACTGCAGGAGCTGTTCGAACAGATATTCCAAAAGCACAAACGGCAGGGAAATTTACCCAAAGACCTGAAGTTCGTGGTACCGGAGTATTTCTTCCACAAGGTCGACTGGCGTGAAATGCTTTACCGGTACATCGCTTCCTATGCCAAAAGCAGTTACTCGTTCGTACCACCAAATATGAAATACCTCTATCGCGGTATCTATTTGCCAAGTCTGAGTTCGGACCTTCTGCGCATCATCATTGCTGTGGATACATCCGGTTCCGTCGATGAGGTACTATTGGGAACCTTTCTGGGGGAAGTGAACTCCGTGATGCAGAGCTACCCAAACTATGAGATAGACCTGATCACGGCAGATGCAAAGATCCAGTCACACAGGGTTTTCCTGCCCGGAGAATCCCTGGAGTACAAGGTCAGCGGAGGAGGAGGGACCGATTTTCGTCCGGTGTTCGAGTATATTGACAACTACATCGATTACCCGACTTTGCTGCTTTATTTTACGGACGGTATGGGAACCTTCCCCCAGACTGCACCGGGGTATGATGTTCTGTGGGTGATGCCAGAAGAGAGAGAAGTGCCTTTTGGCGAGGTTCTTGCTTTGACAGGTGATAATTAA
- a CDS encoding phosphoribosyltransferase, producing MVYYGYEQFVEDVKKLVRLTAEYNPDTIIAIARGGWTLGHAYASATDNRQLMSINSILYEGDQKGKQCKVFNIPELDKAKKVLLMDDIVDSGETMKEVLNHLKNKFPHIEFRIASIYYKKTAVIQPDYVLYKTDEWIEFFWEKDYLSD from the coding sequence ATGGTCTATTACGGTTATGAACAGTTTGTGGAAGATGTCAAAAAACTGGTAAGGCTTACAGCAGAGTACAACCCCGATACCATCATCGCTATTGCACGAGGCGGATGGACACTGGGGCATGCTTATGCTTCCGCTACGGACAATCGACAGCTCATGAGTATCAACTCCATTCTCTATGAAGGTGATCAAAAAGGCAAACAGTGCAAAGTTTTCAATATCCCTGAACTGGATAAAGCAAAAAAAGTGTTACTGATGGACGACATTGTTGACAGTGGGGAGACCATGAAAGAAGTTTTAAACCATTTAAAAAACAAGTTTCCTCATATCGAATTCAGGATTGCTTCGATTTACTATAAAAAAACTGCTGTAATTCAGCCCGATTACGTACTGTATAAGACAGATGAATGGATCGAATTTTTTTGGGAAAAGGACTATCTGTCGGACTAA